In one Meiothermus sp. QL-1 genomic region, the following are encoded:
- the coaE gene encoding dephospho-CoA kinase (Dephospho-CoA kinase (CoaE) performs the final step in coenzyme A biosynthesis.), with the protein MRLIGLTGSIGSGKSTVGALLRELGVVVLDADRLAREGAEVFEAEICRMFPEVCREGRVDRRALAQRVFADEAARRRLEALLHPYVRRRLEEETERARAAGQALVVQEIPLLFESGREGEFEGVLVVAAPEALRRARVMARSGLSAAEFEARDQAQMPQAEKLRRARWVIWNDADLDTLRRRVKAWYKEVLG; encoded by the coding sequence ATGCGGCTGATTGGGCTTACCGGGAGCATTGGCAGTGGCAAGAGCACCGTGGGGGCGCTATTGCGGGAGCTGGGGGTGGTGGTGTTGGACGCAGACCGGCTGGCCCGCGAGGGGGCCGAGGTGTTTGAGGCGGAGATCTGCCGGATGTTTCCCGAGGTCTGCCGGGAAGGGCGGGTGGACCGGCGGGCCCTAGCCCAGCGGGTATTTGCCGACGAGGCAGCGCGCAGGCGGCTCGAGGCCCTGCTCCATCCCTACGTGCGCCGCCGGCTAGAGGAGGAGACCGAGCGCGCCCGGGCGGCCGGCCAGGCCCTGGTGGTGCAGGAGATTCCCCTTCTGTTCGAAAGCGGGCGGGAGGGAGAGTTTGAAGGGGTGCTGGTGGTGGCCGCGCCCGAGGCCCTGCGCAGGGCCCGGGTCATGGCCCGCAGCGGGCTTTCTGCCGCCGAGTTCGAGGCCCGGGACCAGGCCCAGATGCCGCAGGCGGAGAAGCTCAGGCGGGCGCGCTGGGTCATCTGGAACGACGCCGACCTCGATACCCTCCGCCGCCGGGTGAAGGCCTGGTACAAGGAGGTGCTGGGGTGA
- a CDS encoding 50S ribosomal protein L11 methyltransferase, which yields MHVFRLKGDFETLDIYTPILFELGARGLEERPGEVWAYFPERRELSLPGEWLELPDTDWLEAYRRDLKPVRAGPFVVLAPWHAWEGPETRLWIEPGMAFGTGHHESTRLALSALARRVEPGMRVLDLGTGSGILAIAAALLGAEAVGVDLDGAVIPQARANAERNGVEVQFLEGSLEDVEGPFDLVVANLHAELHAYLAQAYRRAFGICGALILSGILAEREAVVKRAFEAAAFALLEREEEGAWVCLTYAAV from the coding sequence ATGCACGTCTTTCGCCTCAAGGGCGACTTTGAGACCCTGGACATCTACACCCCCATCCTCTTCGAGCTCGGGGCCCGGGGTTTGGAGGAGCGGCCCGGCGAGGTCTGGGCCTACTTTCCCGAACGCAGGGAGCTGTCGTTGCCTGGGGAGTGGCTGGAGCTGCCCGATACCGACTGGCTCGAGGCCTACCGGCGCGACTTGAAGCCGGTGCGGGCCGGCCCCTTCGTGGTTCTGGCCCCCTGGCACGCCTGGGAGGGGCCGGAGACCCGCCTCTGGATTGAGCCCGGGATGGCCTTTGGCACCGGGCACCACGAGTCCACCCGGCTGGCCCTCTCGGCCCTGGCCCGGCGGGTGGAGCCCGGCATGCGGGTGCTGGACCTGGGGACCGGCTCGGGGATTCTGGCCATTGCGGCGGCCCTGCTGGGGGCCGAGGCGGTGGGGGTGGACCTCGACGGCGCGGTGATTCCCCAGGCCCGGGCCAATGCCGAGCGGAATGGGGTAGAGGTGCAGTTTCTGGAGGGCAGCCTGGAGGACGTGGAGGGGCCCTTCGACTTGGTGGTGGCCAACCTGCACGCCGAGCTCCACGCCTACCTGGCCCAGGCCTACCGCAGGGCCTTTGGCATCTGCGGGGCTCTCATCCTATCGGGCATCCTGGCCGAGCGGGAGGCGGTGGTGAAGCGGGCCTTTGAGGCTGCCGCTTTTGCCCTTCTGGAGCG
- a CDS encoding helical backbone metal receptor has translation MRIVHDWLGPLELPDEPRRIVSLAPNATETLFALGLGGRVVGRSAFCYRPAGVLALPVVSSYTRVRWELLEALRPELVLVSTGVQRELLQTLWQRGFPLYPVPLPQSPYGIMENVVLLGALLGVPEAATALAHRLGERYAALYGALPSRRVYLEFDLGGPITVGRGSYVGEALRHLGLKNIFADHPQSYFAPPLAEVPGRAPELFIYEPKPHRARAREKAERLLAERGWQGPLVVTGGDELAHYGPLFFAYLERLVAQIRAVLD, from the coding sequence GTGAGGATTGTGCACGACTGGCTGGGGCCGCTAGAGCTCCCCGACGAGCCCCGCCGCATCGTCTCGCTGGCCCCCAACGCCACCGAGACCCTTTTCGCCCTGGGCCTGGGGGGGCGGGTGGTAGGGCGGAGTGCTTTTTGCTACCGGCCGGCGGGGGTGCTGGCGCTGCCGGTGGTCTCGAGCTACACCCGGGTGCGCTGGGAGCTTTTGGAGGCCTTGCGGCCTGAGTTGGTGCTGGTGAGCACCGGGGTGCAGCGGGAGCTGCTTCAGACCCTTTGGCAGCGAGGGTTTCCCCTCTACCCCGTTCCCCTGCCGCAGAGCCCCTACGGGATCATGGAGAACGTGGTGCTTTTGGGGGCCCTCCTGGGGGTGCCGGAGGCGGCCACCGCGCTGGCCCACCGGCTTGGCGAGCGCTACGCTGCGCTGTACGGCGCCCTGCCTTCCAGGCGGGTCTACCTCGAGTTCGACCTGGGCGGCCCCATCACGGTGGGGCGGGGGAGCTACGTGGGCGAGGCCTTGCGTCACCTGGGGCTGAAGAACATCTTCGCCGACCATCCCCAAAGCTACTTTGCACCCCCACTGGCCGAGGTACCCGGGCGGGCCCCGGAGCTCTTCATCTACGAGCCCAAGCCCCACCGCGCCAGGGCACGGGAAAAGGCCGAACGCCTGCTGGCCGAGCGGGGCTGGCAGGGCCCCTTGGTGGTGACCGGGGGGGATGAGCTGGCCCACTACGGGCCCCTGTTCTTCGCCTACCTAGAGCGGCTGGTGGCGCAAATTCGGGCGGTGCTAGACTAG